A genomic region of Stegostoma tigrinum isolate sSteTig4 chromosome 13, sSteTig4.hap1, whole genome shotgun sequence contains the following coding sequences:
- the zmat2 gene encoding zinc finger matrin-type protein 2 isoform X1, producing the protein MASGSGVSPREKSKNMDFRKKWDKDEYEKLAQKRLQEEREKRDAKPPVPIKRELLRHRDYKVDLESKLGKTIVITKTTPQSEMGGYYCNVCDCVVKDSINFLDHINGKKHQRNLGMSMKVERSTLDQVKKRFEINKKKIEEKQKEYDFEERMKELREEEEKAKAYRKEKLKEKKRKAEEELTFEDDDEMAAVMGFSGFGSSKKNS; encoded by the exons TCAAAAAACATGGACTTCCGCAAGAAGTGGGACAAAGATGAATATGAGAAATTGGCACAGAAACGGTTGCAAGAAGAAAGAGAGAAGCGAGATG CAAAGCCTCCAGTACCAATCAAGCGTGAACTTTTACGTCACAGAGATTATAAAGTGGATTTGGAATCCAAATTAGGGAAAACCATAGTCATCACAAAGACGACACCCcagtctgaaatgggagg ATATTACTGCAATGTTTGTGACTGTGTAGTGAAGGATTCCATCAACTTCTTGGATCACATCAATGGCAAAAAAC ACCAACGGAATTTGGGAATGTCAATGAAGGTGGAACGCTCAACTTTAGACCAAGTAAAGAAGCGTTTTGAgatcaataaaaagaaaattgaggAAAAGCAAAAGGAATATGATTTTGAGGAGCGCATGAAAGAACTCCGAGAGGAG GAAGAGAAAGCGAAGGCATACCGGAAAGAGAAACTGAAGGAGAAAAAGCGGAAAGCAGAGGAGGAGTTGACATTTGAGGATGACGATGAAATGGCAGCAGTGATGGGATTTTCTGGCTTTGGTTCGTCAAAGAAGAACAGCTGA
- the zmat2 gene encoding zinc finger matrin-type protein 2 isoform X2, which produces MASGSGSKNMDFRKKWDKDEYEKLAQKRLQEEREKRDAKPPVPIKRELLRHRDYKVDLESKLGKTIVITKTTPQSEMGGYYCNVCDCVVKDSINFLDHINGKKHQRNLGMSMKVERSTLDQVKKRFEINKKKIEEKQKEYDFEERMKELREEEEKAKAYRKEKLKEKKRKAEEELTFEDDDEMAAVMGFSGFGSSKKNS; this is translated from the exons TCAAAAAACATGGACTTCCGCAAGAAGTGGGACAAAGATGAATATGAGAAATTGGCACAGAAACGGTTGCAAGAAGAAAGAGAGAAGCGAGATG CAAAGCCTCCAGTACCAATCAAGCGTGAACTTTTACGTCACAGAGATTATAAAGTGGATTTGGAATCCAAATTAGGGAAAACCATAGTCATCACAAAGACGACACCCcagtctgaaatgggagg ATATTACTGCAATGTTTGTGACTGTGTAGTGAAGGATTCCATCAACTTCTTGGATCACATCAATGGCAAAAAAC ACCAACGGAATTTGGGAATGTCAATGAAGGTGGAACGCTCAACTTTAGACCAAGTAAAGAAGCGTTTTGAgatcaataaaaagaaaattgaggAAAAGCAAAAGGAATATGATTTTGAGGAGCGCATGAAAGAACTCCGAGAGGAG GAAGAGAAAGCGAAGGCATACCGGAAAGAGAAACTGAAGGAGAAAAAGCGGAAAGCAGAGGAGGAGTTGACATTTGAGGATGACGATGAAATGGCAGCAGTGATGGGATTTTCTGGCTTTGGTTCGTCAAAGAAGAACAGCTGA